A stretch of DNA from Ricinus communis isolate WT05 ecotype wild-type chromosome 4, ASM1957865v1, whole genome shotgun sequence:
GATAATAAGATGAAGTCCTCTGAAGAAATTTATGAAGTTATTTTGGGAATTTGAAGGGTTTATAATTATTGTCTTTTTGAATTATCCTCCTTTGAGGTTGGTGATAGTCTCTCGTATTCGCCTATATTATTAAGGCGTGTGAATTGTTTGTGGTTGATGAATGGTGGAATCTTGGATGCCTTTTAAGAAGTTTTTGTCAAACAAGGTTATCAAATTACCTTAGAGAAAATGTGATTAACTGGATGGTGACAAATAAGGTCTTGGGTTTTTCTGAGTCTTCAGAATCCATATATTTTCCGATGTTTTTCTCAACTTGACTTTTCTACCAATTGGTGAATGCAGGTGCCTTCAACACTGGGACCCGTAATCATCTCGTCTTGGGTTAGGAGGGAACTAGGTGAGTTATGGGAAGGAAGCATACAAAATCTCAGTGATAAAGCGAGGCAAATAGAAGTGTAAGCCATTCATGGCACATGGCTAGAAGTTGCAGAGCCGATGCAAGCTGTAAATTCACTTGGAACTTGGATCCCTTTTAAGTACAAGTACTTTGGGTAGAGAATCAatgattttaatgttttaatcTTGAATTCCCTTAAATATTCAgtaatgaaaaaggaaaggaaatttGTGCAAGCTCCTATTCTGGATGACTGACTGCATCTCTCCCTCCCTTCAGAAACCAAAGCGAGGcattatcattatcatattttgAACAGTAAATTCTGCAACAAATGTTTCAGTCGAATGAGTTGCAGCAGCAGCATAAAAAATCCTCTGCTCTGCCGTTGGACTTGCTCGGTGCCTCCAAAATTGATTAGTGCCTTGCTGCTGCGGCTTTTGTTTTCATAttgaaattatcaaattagctgattttcttcttcttctcttctctttttttccatATCAAACAATTGCACCtaacaaataatttctttttctatctcaattactaaataattattaataccccttaaataatactaattaaagtctaattttacattaaattaatagtcCAACAGTTCATTAACCTTTCTGTCTATGGTCTATGGATTTTATGATGTATTTATTAAGGTTTGCAAATTAGCATAATCTCAGGCCACCTTGAAAACAAGGGCGCAATCGCTTGCTTCCCTTGTTTTTCTGAAAATATATACAATAGTGCCGGTAtctaatgaaaaagaaatatgtatGTATGGTTAcgctttttaaaattaatatttactccctttatttatttttatataaaattaatattatttttgtccCTTTTTAGATTTGAATTATGGCTTTGCCATCTGATATATTAGCTTAATCATAAAATCCactataaattaacatatcacTAATCATAAATTTGTGGATTTAGACCATTAATTGATTATAGTGTTAATcattgttaaaagaaaagaaagtattATAGTGTTAATCCAGTCCATCTCCAGATTATTTTATCACTTCACATCAATAACGTCTTGTCTTGTTTATTATAAGCAGtgaataaaatagtaaaatgtttataaaaatatttcacaggtacattttattttatttatatgaaattaagtttttatagTTCCATGACAGAAGATGATGATGTCGTAAAAGTAGGGGCAGCATATCATAGCTTGTTGAATGTTAGCATCAGCGGGCAAAGCAGGCGACCAATATTCAGAAATTGGTTAGGTGCCCGAAATTGAGATCTCTATTATTAACATGAGGAAAAcgattttgatttaaaatgacaagaaaaaagaaaattcgaGTCATTTCCCTCTACACACAGACAAAGAGAAATAGAGAAATCaaagagataaaagaaaattttcctttttttttttttaataaaaagataaataaataaatgaaattgtCTTGTCTCTCCAACCAAccaacaaacaaacaaacaaacaaataaaacccCAGAACCCTAGAATTCTCCTATTTTCCTAATCACTGAGCTCTCTGCAGCTTAATTTTGAGTTGACTCGACTGTCTATGGCTTCATCCATGGCTTCTACATGCTCTCCGACCTCTCTCCAGCTTCGGTTGGCCCTGAATTGCAGGAAATGTAGAGGATCACCTGTCCTTCTAATATTACAGGCTCGGGCGACGAGGATTGATCGTCATTCTCACAAGCTATGTGCTTCTCATATTGGGTACGGAGTGCAACCCCCTCGTTACGGAAGTCCGTGGACTGCGTCGAGCTCTGCTGCTGCCGACAATTTCGCTGGGTGGACTGATTCGGGCGATGGTGATCAGTCTGTTGaaacacaaaagaagaaatggatTCAAGGTATGAGAAAGAGAGTTCTTGAATTTTGACCCAAGGAAATtcagttaatttattattatagtgGAAATGATCGTGGCTTGTTTGGCTTATAGTTAATGGACTGATAACAGTTTGAGAGTAGTTTGATTTCAGGAATGGTGGGAGCTGGAGTAGCTGGGATCATCTTAGTTGCAGGGCTTACCTTTGCAGCATTATCACTAAGTAAACGGACTACTTTAAGTAAGTGCCTTACTTCTATTCTTGAAAATAGTATATCTCATCCAAAACTTCCAAAACTAAAGGCTGAAATTTGTGTGTTTGATAGAACAAATAGAGTTGAGGGATTGAGTTTTTGTGGATGTGTcagaaataaaatgattttggAATCCGATTGATTAAGGTTTTGGAACTGAAGTTAGAAGTGTTGTTTTTTAATCCCTTATTAGTCTCCAGCTGCATACgtgcttaattttattattgcaacTCACAGAAACAAAACAGCAAATGGAACCGTTAACTGTGCAGCAGGAAGTTTCATTGGTATCTGATGATGAGgaagataaaattgaaaagaatacAAGTGCGGAAAGCAGTGCAAATTTAAAGGAAGAGTATATTAGTCTAGAACACAAGACAAATACAGATGTGGATCTTCCTTCATCTCCACAAATTGAAGAAACacataatgaaaataaactcAGTGGTGATACTGATCAGTTGTTATCAGCAGATAATGGCAATTACATAATCAGTTCAAATGATACTGTTGATAATGCTCCTGTTCAAGAGGATTTGCAATATGACTCAGCTTTTGACAGCAAGTTAGGTGTTCTAGAAACGACTCCCAACTCAACGAATTTGCCTGAGtctaaaattgctaaaattgacaaaaacTTGGTCAATGGTGAACCTGCTTATTCTTTGAACATAATAAACACTATCACTGAGCATAcagaagcaaaagaaaataccATTCCTTCATCTGATTCTTCTATCTCCCCTGTTCTTAAATCCAGTGAGCCCGTGGTTGTGAGTACTTCCATTACTTTAACTTCAGATACAGTATCAGAGGTTGGGAATCTTTTCAAAGATGGCATGGACTCTGAAGCCTCAGTTCCGACAAAAGAAGAGCTTAACACAAGTACAAATCAGGTCTCAACTGATAGAAATAGTTCATCCCTGGAAATGAATTACTTAACTGAAAGTGGTTCTTCTGGAGTGACATCTGTGTCAGAATGGGCCTATCCATTTGCAAACAAACAAGATATAGTTGTTAATGATGACATGAACTTAAGTAAAACATCTTCCGAATCACCACCTTTCAGTGGCAGCTTCTCATCTGCTGGGGTACCAGCTCCATCTGCAGTTCCTGAATCCTTGCAGGTCTCTCCTGGAAAGATTTTGGTTCCAGCAGTTGTTGATCAGACTCACGGACAAGCACTAGCTGCACTGCAAGTTTTGAAGGTGCTCAATCACTCTTTAtgtatctaattatttttaaagtgcTGACCGGATAACTAGCTATTATAAACTGTGCAAATGATATGGGTTTGCATTCAATGGCTGAAATCTCTCTTTTCAGGTTATTGAGGCTGATGTTCAACCTAGTGATCTATGTACACGTCGTGAATATGCTCGCTGGTTAGTAGCTGCAAGCAGTGCACTTTCAAGGTAAGCATGTTTCTTGTCAGTGTCTGTCAGGATTTAGAATCTTGGAATTTGGTGTTATGATTAACAAGACagtgaaaattataattctaggATTCGTGTTATGATTTCCTTTTCAATTGCTTGAAGGAGCACACTGTCAAAAGTATATCCTGCGATGTATATAGAGAATGCTACTGAACCAGCATTTGATGATATCACACCTGATGATCCTGATTTTTCCTCAATTCAAGGTGAAAattccatttattttttttcaagagTGATTTAAGTAATAAAAGTTATGTTGTATGATAGTTACTATTTGAGATGGATGTTTCAGGCTTAGCTGAAGCAGGTCTCATCTCAAGCAGGCTGTCAAATCATGATTTGCTTTCTCCAGTTGAAGACCAAGGTCCATTGAATTTCTCTCCTGAAAGGTGatgaaacttttatttttcaatatggaCTGCTGTAATACACTAAATTGTTAATTTGCTTTCTTTCGGTGCTTATTTTCTTCAATGAACAGCATGTTAGTGAAATGAAATGGGATGGGTGGATGTTCTTATCTATACCATCTTCCAAaccattataattttaattgatatgCACACATAAATCGATAACTAAAGGTTCCACCTAGCCTGGGTGATGGGGCATTAATGAAGTAGTACTGCACACTTCACCATAATAAAGTTGCTTATTTCTGTTTCGAATATGTGGTTCTGGGTTACAATTGCTGTATTGTAATTTGCCTCTATTTCACATCTTTTGCATCAATTTTATCACTGCAGCCCTCTATCGCGGCAGGATCTTGTAAGCTGGAAGATGGCTCTAGAGAAAAGACAACTTCCAGAAGCTAATAGAAAGGTTATTTGATCttaaatcttatttcttttctttgctgCAGGTTGGTTTACAGTTGAATTCAGTGATCAATCctgcatttctttttctttgtggCCATTTGCAGATTCTGTACCAACTTTCTGGCTTTAGAGATGTTGATAAAATACATCCAGATGCATGGCCTGCACTTATAGCTGACCTGTCTGCTGGAGATCAAGGGATAATTTCACTTGCATTTGGTGAGTCATGTTAGtcttcaaaaatattatatggatattattataattttgataattgaCATAACTCTACTCTACCGGCCTCACCTCTCTTCTAGGCTGCACAAGATTATTCCAGCCAAATAAACCGGTCACAAAGGCCCAAGCTGCAGTAGCTCTTGCAATTGGTGAGGCTTCTGACATAGTTAACGAGGAGCTTGCACGAATTGAAGCAGAATCCATGGCAGAAAATGCTGTTTCTGCTCATAATGCTTTAGTAGCCCAAGTTGAGCAGGATATCAATGCGAGTTTTGAGAAGGAGCTTCTcatggagagagaaaagatcAATGCTGTGGAGAAAATGGCGGAAGAAGCAAGGCTTGAGTTAGAAAGGTTAAGAGCTGAAAGGGAAGCAGATAATTTTGCCCTGATGAAGGAGCGTGCTTCTATTGAAGCAGAAATGGAAGTCCTGTCAAGGTTAAAAGGAGAGGTGGAGGAGCAGTTGCAAACCCTTCTGAGTAGTAAGGTGGAGATATCCTATGAAAAGGAAAGGATAAACAAACTTCAGAAAGAAGCAGAGAATGAAAAACAGGAGATTTCCCGATTACAATATGAGCTGGAGGTTGAGCGGAAAGCGTTATCGATAGCCAGGTAAGAAAGAGGAAAAACAATAGAATTTATTTGTGCAAGAAAGTATATTTCGTCATATTTACTAACAGATCCATTCCTGTTTGTCCTCTTAATGGGCCCTGCTTACATAATATAGAGATTTGACATATCCTGTGTCTTTGAGTCATCCTGAGAATGCTGATGGTAATGAATGCCTGAAGGCTATTATTTGataagtttttttcttttttcagaatgaaaaatgaatttattgttGTTAAATCTATAGAACAAGCAGCTGTATCTTCCATGGATCTTATCTTTGTCAATGATGTAGTAAGGATTTCGGAATCAGAGTAAGCTGGTCTAGCAGGTAGAATAAAATTGCTTGTGTCCTCGTTCTGGATAGGAATTTAGAAATTCATTGGAGAAATGCATGATCTTTCACAGGTCTGGAAATTTTCAAGCTAAAGAGGCTTGGTTGAGGCACGAGTCTCTTTTGTTGGGATTTCTTTTTTGGTCAGTTATCAACTTGGCTGTGTGCATGCATCATTGATGATCCATATTATGTAAACCAATGTATTAGCaaatgtgttttttttttgggttcaTCTTTTGTCACTAACTGTGGTTTGTGCTAACATATTTGAACCATATGTTGCCAAGTGCTGTAgttttaatagtaataaatcTTTCTTGTCAGTGAATTTTAGTTGACTAAGGACTTGTAATGGTAATAAATCCTCGTCTTTTTTGGTTTACCTAACATGTAAAATTATTTGTAACAAGTCCCAAAACTTTATGCATTTTAAACTGTGATTCAGGGCTTGGGCTGAGGATGAAGCCAAAAGAGCAAGAGAACATGCAAAAGTCATTGAAGAGGCTAGAGATCGCTGGGAGAGGCAGGGAATCAAGGTTGTAGTCGACAATGATCTCCGTGAGGAGACCTCTGCTGGAGGTACATGGGTTGCTACTGCGAGGCAGTTCTCTGTAGAAGGAACTGTTAGCAGGGCAGAAAAATTGGTGGGCGAGCTCAAGCTATTGGCGGATAACGCAAGGGGTAAGTCTAAGGAGGTAATTAATACAATCATTCAGAAGATACTCGTCATCATTTCAAGGCTGAAGGAGTGGATCTCCGAGGCAAGAACACAAGCTGGAGAACTCAAAGATGCTGCTGTCTTGAAGGCCAAGGAATCAGTAGAAGAGTTGCAGAAGAACACATCAGAATTTAGTTCAACAATCAAGGAGAGGGCAAGGGGGTCTATATATGGGTTACAGCAAAGTACTGCAGAATTTAGCTTTGCTATGAAGGAAGGAGCAAAGCGTGTTGCAGGAGATTGCAGAGAGGGTGTAGAGAGACTCACTCAGAGATTCAAATCATGAATAAACatcttgtatttttattttttttctggtTATGTaccaataataaaaatttccaGCAATTACAGCTGAGAAACGGCAATACTTTCCATTGGTTCCACCCTCATTTTTGAAAGTATACATTATTGCTGACGCTTTACCAATATGAAGAGATTTTGCAGTTCTTTTTGATCTACAATGAATCGATCAACACTTTATCTCAAGTAATTTGTACGATTTTCTGCACTTTCATATCCCATTTACTACTAGAAGAAAATGCGTGTCCAAGCATAAAATTACTTATCCTCTTGTTCCATGTCCTTTGATGCCTTGACAAACAACCATCGCTACAGACTAGTAGATTGCTAGTCCTAGCCCAACAGGAATCAAAATCATACAATAAACACCAccaatatatgtttatattaaatCAGATTCCTTCCAAAACAGGAAAAACACTAGTGAACATTTTCATATTATCACACAAGACCGAAGCATCTTAATTATAAGAAGAATGAAATGAGAACCAAGAGTAGAGGTCCTAGAGCGGATAATAATCTGCCCCCATGACTAAAACCATCAATTTAAGGAGTCGGCAAAGACCCGTTACCAATGATATTACTCCATATTCTTGCGAATAGCCCCGATTCTAAGAGATGCTCTTGGcatatttaatgattttaatgatagaaatatatcatatttccCAACATTAGCAAGACAACACAAAACAGCTTCACcggaaaattaaaattgcatttCACATCCAAAAGTAAATGGCACAAAATATAGTTGTGGACTATAAactattttaagaaaagaacatCATTAGCTCCcattaaaacaaaacatgTTCGGAATAAAATCTCCAATGTCTAAATAAAACATAGCAGACGCCTCTAGTTACTAACTTCTACTGGAACATGAAACAATGAACTTCCAAGTAACTGGTTTCTCACTTCTTCTTCTCGGCACCACCACCGGCCCTGAAACAATTACCAGAGAACAAATTAAACCTTAAAACCAAAACAATAATAGATTTCAAGTGCGGACATACAGGTTtcaaacagaaaataaaactatgGTAAAACAATATATCTTCAGAATTTACCTCATCTTTCGGAGTACACTGGACATCtcctctctcttcttcttagcTCTCTTGTGTGTGCCCAGCTTTCTTTTGGCCACCTTCAAAGCACGCTTGTCCTTGCCAACTTTCAAAAGTTCAGTGATCCTCTTCTCATAAGGTGCAAAACCAGCAACTTCCCTGATTAAACTCCTCACAAAGGAAACCCTTTTGCTAGTTTTCTGCGTGGAAACACTATCATTATTAGAATCACAATCCCTCAAATGCAATCTCCTTTCCAGGTTAAGTATAGCTCCCAAATTCAATCTAAAGAACGTTTATTATCAATTAAGAGGACCGGCTACAATTAACTTACTCCTTTGCGGTCGGAAGGGCGTGGTGCTAGTTCTTTCTTGGTCACTACATGCCCTTTGTTCAATCCCACAGATAATCCAGTATTAGGAGCCATTACCTACAAGAAGAAAGCATATTTAGTAAGCATCATTTCGTTTCACCCAAGGCACTCCACTGAGACTTCGAATCTGTACTTCTATATTCATCAAAAACACACACGCGCAATCAATCTCCCTTAGCACTCGGTCAGCTAAAACAAGCAGCTTAACTAATTAATCCAACAAAAGACTATTAAAATCATTTAGTTCGATAATCCAATACTTAGTCATACCCACAGAAAAGAGgtaaaacaaaacagaaaaatccAACAGAAGTCTAGAAACTATATTccaaattaaagattaaaagaggaaaaaagaaaagaacttcTAATCATAACATGGAAGCAGTATATTCACTATAGATTGAAATGAATATTAAAGATCGTTGAAATCAACATTACTCATGGATTTGCTTGTGTACATTAGGAGTTTCTCACTAACCAAACAAAGAAGCTATTTAATGGCGATTGAGATTTTGGAGTTACCTCTGAACGAGAAGTGGTAGAGCGACGATCTGAGGCGGGTTGTGAAGCAGTTAGGGTTTTTGAGTTTGCTACCCCTTTTATATGTACAAGCTACATATGAAACTTGGCACAAGGATTAGGGCAATTTGGTCAAATCGGTAAAAGAAATGCACTATCACGTGGTTTGGCAATTTCTAAGTTGAAATAcagaaaatatctttttattaagagtactgtatattttatttttcaatatttttaaataaatattatgtttatattatttttattacatataattttaatatatattattacatataattttataagtaatttaGCATTTATCAATGCatcaaagaatttataaatatattaaaattatttttaaaatttgatcgaaataaaaaatatagatatattttaataatctattataattctaaaatatctaattcaatgataagttaattaagaatatttattttatgaaatatttatatttttattaatatttataacttaagaaattaaaaaaatattgtatgCATATAGCAGAAttgctaaaaatataaaacatatgtTACTCTTTTAATACGAGAATTATTTATATCTCTCGAATAAACCActgagttatttttaaattttttctgtCTTAAAAGAGTCATTAAAAGCTTAACTTTGCatacagttttttttttttttttaatctttataagctttttaatatataattcatactcctttcaaaaaaaagatattaatctatgctttataattaataacgttaattactaaatattataaattctttaagaATTTTAGTCCTTAATACTTTAAACTTATATAACCTTTAAGTGtgaaaattctataaaaaactatttgtcaatttaaaattttatattataaaatactttatttcttacaaaatatatactttatgTTAATagtatgaaaatataaaatttactgATTATGATAAATCTCAAAACTCTTAATAATAAGATTTGGAAAAGGTAAATTAAAGAGCAGCTCTAAAtgcattttaaataaaagtaaaaattattagtcACATTTATGTGAATATATATTCAGCATCAATTTActtcttattttgatttatttttaagtatttttaaataaatattatgctttatatattataacttATAGATTACACCTTGTCCTTAggactaataaaaataaaaaaggaagatTCCATAGAAATTCACATgtctgaaaattaaaaatgaaaagagtgTGAAtggataataataaattaatttttaatttgaactTAACCATTAAcataatttaagttaaattaatatatttatcctTTTGCATTATAAacacttatatatttttttatatatctgACATGGAACACATTCTTCAATAATAgcataacaataaaataacgtggatattttattttctcatattaattaaaaattaaaataaggtataatagtttaaaaattttaatttttacagtaatttactatttagctaatttaaaaaaaaaaatttaatttagctataatttaatcaattgagtgtaatttttactaaattaaattgcTCGTCAAATTAAGCAACGCGAAGAATAacgaaaatataatttagaaaaagacaatttaaaattaaacaattgtataaataatatgatattatgacctatcaatttagattttttattttttaattggcGTCCATGTTACTGTTTATGTTGCTTAATTTTAACAAACAACTTAATaatactaaattgataatttttaaaaaattaactaaaataataaaatttaaaaaggtttGAATTAAGCTATTAggctttaaaataataaccatGTGAACCAAACTCACATTATAATTGAGGCACTTTATAAGAAATGGCCATGAGTTGACATTAAATGTGAACCAAATGCAAGGAACTTGTTTTAACAAGTTTTTCTtgcaattaaaccgaatacccaaaaaaaataaaaattataaattattatctaaactTCTTAAAATTCAACAATTGACTGTTTAgattttacataattacaGTTTAGTATTATGCACATTGAAACATCTATATGATCAATTACTCGGTAAAATCTTgtgatttgtttattttttactgcaatgaaaagaaagaaaaatacttttttttttcttttcacctatactattaaaaatgagtcagatattttttaattcttaattcctagaggttattaattttttaacccAACTAAGCAAGTTGTATTGAGTAAGTTTATagcaatttaaaaataaaatagctaaattatttaaatacatatataatttataatttatatataatatattgttatatttagttaaaatttataaaatttataaaatttgtttatAGATCTGaaatctttatattttgaattattaaaagttaattcaaaattttatataattaaaaatttgtatttaattgattatacttaattaaaatttaaaatataaataataaatagattttatattaatttattaatatattttataatattaatatatttttattctattgtttttattttatttttttaagatattttgttatgaataaaataatcttttaaatttataaacatttagttaaaatcttaaaagttACGATATCAAAAGTAATTATTGACAACAAACAAAATGTCAATTTGCTtttgagaagaaaaataaaagaataattaaaaaataaataacgaGTTTAACATAAGCATGCATCTCTGGAAAATCCAACATGTCACATTGTCATCTTCTACACAGCTAACCAAatagcttcttcttcttcttcttcttcttccatcTTTGACCTGTAGGTACTACCCTCTCACATTTTTGGATTTCTTAATTTGATCTCTCACTCTTTCGACTCTCCTACAATTTCTCAACCATCCAACTTTGCACTTAGCTATAAGAGAGCTGGGTGCTGGTTGAAAGCACGTGCTTTTAAGTATTGAATTCTCGTGTTTCTGTGCAAATTGCCTAAATTTCTCATCTTTCCCCGTCAGAATTGAATTACAGTAACCGGGTCTCTCTTAATTTGTCTTTTTGTCTTTCCCTTCATTAGCTTTCTCAATATCAAAAGCACTGATAATTTGAAGATCAATTCTTTTGCTTTCAAATTTCAGTCCTTCTGGGCATCCATTATTTGCTTACAAGTTTTTGAGTTCAAGTATTTGCGTCTctgtatatatttttcatctcTTGTACATATTCTTCATTCTTGTTTACAGTTTCTTACATTGTTTCTGCAATTGTAATTGCTAcccttattttcttagatattaattcttttctcGTGTGATTTTCATTTCGGAAGAAACTTAAATTGTACTTTATGATCCTTATATATAGTgttcataatttttctttgctGTCAATCTATCGAGTTTTTGTGGGCTTGGTCTGTATCAGTATATATACCTCTTTCTGCCACTAAGTTTGCTTGATTCTCTCCTAGTTCAGATCCCAATTCATTTCCTAATGCTCTAGTTTTTACCAGTTTGATTGCCATTTCATTTATCACTTCACACTTCAAACATATCCCAGCGGGTGCTGCTATGCAAAAAATTTTAGTATCCATTTGAAATTCCTATACCATAAGTTGATATAATCATTTAGATTAGGTATCTATTTTAGGTCATCTTTAAACTTGTTTTCCCTTAGATCATTCACATTTATACTCAAACTTTAACCATTAATGTCAATCCTGTGTGGTTTACCTCTTGTTGAGTGTGTCTACTGTCTAGCATGTGCCCGTTGGGCATGGAAACGATGTCTCCATTCTGCTGGTCACGACAGTGAGACTTGGGGGCTTGCAACTGCTGAAGAATTTGAGCCAGTCCCTCGCTTATGTCGCTATATTCTAGCTGTTTATGAAGATGATCTACGGCAACCTCTATGGGAACCCCCTGGAGGGTATGGAATTCACCCTGATTGGGTTAttctaaagaaaaactatGAGGATACTCTTGGAAGGGCCCCTCCATACATTTTGTATCTAGATCATGATCATGCCGATATAGTTCTTGCCATAAGGGGTCTTAATTTGGCAAAGGAGAGTGATTATGCGGTGCTATTAGATAATAAGTTAGGGAAAAGGAAAATTGATGGTGGATATGTACAT
This window harbors:
- the LOC8281004 gene encoding uncharacterized protein LOC8281004 isoform X1 — translated: MASSMASTCSPTSLQLRLALNCRKCRGSPVLLILQARATRIDRHSHKLCASHIGYGVQPPRYGSPWTASSSAAADNFAGWTDSGDGDQSVETQKKKWIQGMVGAGVAGIILVAGLTFAALSLSKRTTLKTKQQMEPLTVQQEVSLVSDDEEDKIEKNTSAESSANLKEEYISLEHKTNTDVDLPSSPQIEETHNENKLSGDTDQLLSADNGNYIISSNDTVDNAPVQEDLQYDSAFDSKLGVLETTPNSTNLPESKIAKIDKNLVNGEPAYSLNIINTITEHTEAKENTIPSSDSSISPVLKSSEPVVVSTSITLTSDTVSEVGNLFKDGMDSEASVPTKEELNTSTNQVSTDRNSSSLEMNYLTESGSSGVTSVSEWAYPFANKQDIVVNDDMNLSKTSSESPPFSGSFSSAGVPAPSAVPESLQVSPGKILVPAVVDQTHGQALAALQVLKVIEADVQPSDLCTRREYARWLVAASSALSRSTLSKVYPAMYIENATEPAFDDITPDDPDFSSIQGLAEAGLISSRLSNHDLLSPVEDQGPLNFSPESPLSRQDLVSWKMALEKRQLPEANRKILYQLSGFRDVDKIHPDAWPALIADLSAGDQGIISLAFGCTRLFQPNKPVTKAQAAVALAIGEASDIVNEELARIEAESMAENAVSAHNALVAQVEQDINASFEKELLMEREKINAVEKMAEEARLELERLRAEREADNFALMKERASIEAEMEVLSRLKGEVEEQLQTLLSSKVEISYEKERINKLQKEAENEKQEISRLQYELEVERKALSIARAWAEDEAKRAREHAKVIEEARDRWERQGIKVVVDNDLREETSAGGTWVATARQFSVEGTVSRAEKLVGELKLLADNARGKSKEVINTIIQKILVIISRLKEWISEARTQAGELKDAAVLKAKESVEELQKNTSEFSSTIKERARGSIYGLQQSTAEFSFAMKEGAKRVAGDCREGVERLTQRFKS
- the LOC8281004 gene encoding uncharacterized protein LOC8281004 isoform X2, with the translated sequence MDSSLISGMVGAGVAGIILVAGLTFAALSLSKRTTLKTKQQMEPLTVQQEVSLVSDDEEDKIEKNTSAESSANLKEEYISLEHKTNTDVDLPSSPQIEETHNENKLSGDTDQLLSADNGNYIISSNDTVDNAPVQEDLQYDSAFDSKLGVLETTPNSTNLPESKIAKIDKNLVNGEPAYSLNIINTITEHTEAKENTIPSSDSSISPVLKSSEPVVVSTSITLTSDTVSEVGNLFKDGMDSEASVPTKEELNTSTNQVSTDRNSSSLEMNYLTESGSSGVTSVSEWAYPFANKQDIVVNDDMNLSKTSSESPPFSGSFSSAGVPAPSAVPESLQVSPGKILVPAVVDQTHGQALAALQVLKVIEADVQPSDLCTRREYARWLVAASSALSRSTLSKVYPAMYIENATEPAFDDITPDDPDFSSIQGLAEAGLISSRLSNHDLLSPVEDQGPLNFSPESPLSRQDLVSWKMALEKRQLPEANRKILYQLSGFRDVDKIHPDAWPALIADLSAGDQGIISLAFGCTRLFQPNKPVTKAQAAVALAIGEASDIVNEELARIEAESMAENAVSAHNALVAQVEQDINASFEKELLMEREKINAVEKMAEEARLELERLRAEREADNFALMKERASIEAEMEVLSRLKGEVEEQLQTLLSSKVEISYEKERINKLQKEAENEKQEISRLQYELEVERKALSIARAWAEDEAKRAREHAKVIEEARDRWERQGIKVVVDNDLREETSAGGTWVATARQFSVEGTVSRAEKLVGELKLLADNARGKSKEVINTIIQKILVIISRLKEWISEARTQAGELKDAAVLKAKESVEELQKNTSEFSSTIKERARGSIYGLQQSTAEFSFAMKEGAKRVAGDCREGVERLTQRFKS
- the LOC8281003 gene encoding 60S ribosomal protein L36-2 encodes the protein MAPNTGLSVGLNKGHVVTKKELAPRPSDRKGKTSKRVSFVRSLIREVAGFAPYEKRITELLKVGKDKRALKVAKRKLGTHKRAKKKREEMSSVLRKMRAGGGAEKKK